One window of Erinaceus europaeus chromosome 6, mEriEur2.1, whole genome shotgun sequence genomic DNA carries:
- the LOC103116663 gene encoding LOW QUALITY PROTEIN: phospholipid-transporting ATPase IG-like (The sequence of the model RefSeq protein was modified relative to this genomic sequence to represent the inferred CDS: deleted 1 base in 1 codon; substituted 1 base at 1 genomic stop codon), which produces MKCTAVLCCRTAPLQKAQIVRMVKNLKGSPITLSIGDGANDVSMILESHVGIGIKGKEGRQAARNSDYSVLNLLFXTFKEMLLAHGHLYYVRIAHLVQYFFYKNLCFILPQFLYQFFCGFSQQPLYDAAYLTMYNICFTSLPILAYSLLEQHINIDIFSFFWGDSSDSVEECKMKKCQEKSEL; this is translated from the exons ATGAAGTGCACCGCAGTGCTCTGCTGTCGAACGGCACCATTACAGAAAGCTCAGATTGTCAGAATGGTGAAGAACTTGAAAGGCAGCCCAATTACTCTGTCAATTGGTGATGGTGCCAATGATGTCAGTATGATCTTGGAATCGCATGTCGGAATCGGTATTAAAGGCAAAGAAGGTCGCCAAGCAGCCAGGAATAGTGATTATTCTGTTCTAAAC TTATTATTCTAAACATTTAAAGAAATGTTATTGGCTCATGGGCATCTCTATTATGTAAGAATAGCACACCTTGTGCAGTATTTCTTCTACAAGAACCTTTGTTTCATTTTGCCACAGTTTTTGTACCAGTTCTTCTGTGGATTCTCACAGCAGCCACTCTATGATGCCGCTTACCTTACTATGTACAACATCTGCTTCACGTCCTTGCCCATCCTGGCCTACAGTCTCCTGGAGCAGCACATCAACATCGacattttctcattcttctgGGGAG ATTCTTCTGATAGTGTTGAAGAATGTAAAATGAAGAAGTGCCAGGAGAAATCTGAGCTGTAA